In the uncultured Methanobacterium sp. genome, one interval contains:
- a CDS encoding Ig-like domain-containing protein — MNTTGNDSWTGNSSTHIDGTDIGPKATIQNGADTVESGGTVYVAEGTYKEHVTINQNLNLIGESLAGTILDGTQNGRPLTINSGLTVIITNFTITNGNVTGTNANGGGIYNDQGTLTITNCNINNNTATATATGQNAYAYGGGIYNNQGTLTITNCNINNNTATATTTGSNAFAYAYGGGIYNNFGTLTITNCNINNNTATATTTGSNAFAYAYGGGIYNNQGTLTITNCNINNNTATATSTNPHANGGGIYNNFNTLNITRCNINNNTATARTSNGPTAYGGGIYNNFGTLTITNCNINNNTATATTTGQNAYAYGGGIYTYFGTLTITNCNINNNTATATSTNPHANGGGIYNNQGTLAVNFSRIVNNSPYAISRNYGAVSSLEDNWWGSNNPDFTSLLVGVNSPTNWLYMTINATPSTINNTQTSLITVSFNNYSSDGTSSSQLDPTNGHIPDEVPVTFSLIGDILGSLMEPLTVTTTNGTASILFTAYNTGIQQINATTDNQNVSAYVTINPASFVDISNEFRDLPWGSVISTAYYNDKIYAIVKVHNLGPDATSINVRDLLNGLTWTGNYYVYRTVGPYPNTESAWVLNDPDYTFNGTDWNAGNLSTMIGSSRWLAIEVVVNQTGTVSNYAETFNQSTSPYRGYANYTAYLTAVAAPTSLTVNSPSGYNGDTVNITATLTDTTHNTPITNKTITITVNGETHTDNTDNNGQITWNYTIHNMNAQNYTINAIFTGDNQYNASNANGTLTVNLISTNLTVDDVSGNKNKTVPLTAILTDNHGTPLTGKTVEFWIDGAKVGENTTDNTGTAIFNYKITETPGNHILKAIFNETTIYQASNATGLLYVPTANLYIQINSDSANPTVGEKFTVTYKLGNKGPDTADNVTVIIPVPEGFHILQIYGDGNWTVNTNGTITWTFNNVTVGDPYLHLYGYASGEGYLPFTASIFSDTYNLNTIGVNSLTIHTIPQTTPEANAATTQTTSGNTVGMQSTGTPIAPLAIGILSVLGGLAATRKKQ, encoded by the coding sequence GTGAACACCACAGGAAACGACAGTTGGACAGGGAACAGCTCCACACACATAGACGGAACGGATATCGGGCCCAAAGCAACCATACAAAACGGAGCCGATACCGTAGAATCAGGTGGAACAGTTTACGTAGCTGAAGGAACCTACAAAGAGCATGTAACCATTAATCAAAACCTGAATCTCATAGGGGAAAGCTTGGCAGGCACTATCCTTGACGGAACACAAAATGGTAGACCATTAACCATTAACAGTGGATTAACTGTGATAATAACCAACTTCACCATAACCAACGGAAATGTAACTGGAACAAATGCCAATGGTGGGGGAATCTACAACGACCAGGGTACTTTAACCATCACCAACTGCAACATAAACAACAACACCGCCACAGCCACCGCCACAGGCCAAAATGCATATGCATATGGTGGGGGAATCTACAACAACCAGGGTACTTTAACCATCACCAACTGCAACATAAACAACAACACCGCCACAGCCACCACTACAGGCTCAAATGCATTTGCATATGCATATGGTGGGGGAATCTACAACAACTTTGGTACTTTAACCATCACCAACTGCAACATAAACAACAACACCGCCACAGCCACCACTACAGGCTCAAATGCATTTGCATATGCATATGGTGGGGGAATCTACAATAACCAGGGTACTTTAACCATCACCAACTGCAACATAAACAACAACACCGCCACAGCCACCAGTACAAACCCACATGCAAATGGTGGGGGAATCTACAACAACTTTAATACTTTGAATATAACCCGGTGTAACATAAACAACAACACCGCCACAGCCAGAACCAGTAATGGCCCAACTGCATATGGTGGGGGAATCTACAACAACTTTGGTACTTTAACCATCACCAACTGCAACATAAACAACAACACCGCCACAGCCACCACTACAGGCCAAAATGCATATGCATATGGTGGGGGAATCTACACCTACTTTGGTACTTTAACCATCACCAACTGCAACATAAACAACAACACCGCCACAGCCACCAGTACAAACCCACATGCAAATGGTGGGGGAATCTACAACAACCAGGGTACTTTGGCAGTAAATTTTAGTCGGATTGTGAATAACAGCCCTTATGCCATTTCTAGAAATTACGGTGCTGTTAGTAGTTTGGAAGATAACTGGTGGGGATCTAACAATCCTGACTTTACCAGTTTACTGGTAGGAGTGAATTCTCCAACGAACTGGTTGTATATGACCATTAACGCCACACCCAGTACTATTAACAACACTCAGACCAGTTTGATCACAGTGAGTTTCAATAATTACAGCTCTGACGGTACCTCTTCCAGTCAATTGGATCCTACCAATGGCCATATACCGGATGAAGTTCCAGTAACATTCAGTTTAATTGGGGACATCCTAGGTAGTTTAATGGAACCATTGACCGTAACCACAACTAATGGAACTGCTTCTATACTGTTCACGGCTTATAATACGGGCATTCAACAGATAAATGCCACAACTGATAACCAGAACGTTTCAGCATATGTAACCATTAACCCTGCGTCTTTTGTGGACATCAGCAATGAATTCAGGGATTTACCTTGGGGTAGTGTCATAAGCACAGCTTACTACAATGACAAGATCTACGCCATTGTGAAAGTTCATAACTTAGGACCAGATGCCACTTCCATAAATGTCCGGGATCTCTTGAATGGTCTTACATGGACCGGTAACTACTACGTTTACCGTACCGTAGGACCATATCCAAATACAGAATCAGCTTGGGTTTTAAATGACCCTGACTACACCTTTAACGGCACAGACTGGAATGCAGGCAACTTGTCAACCATGATCGGCAGTTCAAGATGGCTAGCCATTGAAGTAGTCGTTAACCAGACTGGAACAGTTTCCAACTACGCAGAAACATTCAATCAGAGCACGTCACCTTACAGAGGATATGCAAATTACACCGCATATCTAACCGCAGTTGCTGCTCCAACCAGTTTAACTGTTAACAGTCCCAGTGGATATAATGGAGACACTGTGAATATAACCGCCACACTAACCGACACAACACACAACACACCAATAACCAACAAAACAATCACCATCACAGTCAACGGTGAAACACACACAGACAACACAGACAACAACGGCCAAATCACATGGAACTACACCATACACAACATGAACGCACAAAACTACACCATAAACGCAATATTCACTGGAGACAATCAATATAACGCATCCAATGCCAATGGTACATTAACAGTTAACCTGATTTCAACTAATCTAACTGTGGATGATGTCAGTGGAAACAAAAACAAGACAGTGCCATTAACCGCTATTTTAACAGACAACCACGGTACTCCTTTAACTGGTAAAACAGTTGAGTTCTGGATAGATGGAGCTAAGGTTGGTGAAAACACCACAGACAATACTGGAACAGCGATATTCAACTACAAAATCACGGAAACACCCGGAAACCACATCTTAAAAGCGATATTCAATGAAACAACAATATATCAGGCATCCAATGCAACAGGATTACTTTATGTGCCTACTGCAAACCTGTACATCCAGATAAACAGTGACAGTGCCAACCCCACAGTGGGTGAAAAATTCACCGTAACCTACAAACTGGGAAACAAGGGCCCAGACACAGCAGACAACGTCACAGTTATCATTCCTGTGCCTGAAGGATTCCACATCCTCCAGATATATGGAGATGGAAACTGGACTGTCAATACCAACGGAACCATAACCTGGACCTTCAACAACGTCACAGTAGGTGACCCATACCTGCATCTATATGGATACGCATCAGGAGAAGGATATCTGCCATTCACAGCATCCATCTTCTCTGACACCTACAACCTGAACACCATTGGAGTTAACTCGCTCACAATACACACAATACCACAAACAACACCAGAAGCAAACGCAGCAACCACACAAACCACATCCGGAAACACCGTAGGAATGCAAAGTACAGGGACACCAATCGCGCCACTGGCCATTGGAATACTCAGCGTACTGGGAGGATTAGCCGCAACCCGGAAAAAACAATAA
- a CDS encoding restriction endonuclease subunit S, which yields MKLKPYSEYNDSGVEWIRNIPSNWDLVRNKNIFSKSKNIVGDKWEDYPVLSLTKKGVIIRDIESNEGKMPSDFSIYQIVRPSNLLLCLFDIDVTPRCIGYINNKGIVSAAYSEIAPTTDIYTKYYYYWYLMLDFDKQLLHLSKNLRNSLSNEDFMALPIVKPSINEQKQISSFLDEKISKVDLTIEKDTRLIELLKEKRTALINHVVTKGLDPKVKMKDSGVEWIGEIPEDWEIKKLKYVSDLIPGQSPHESTYNADGNGSILINGPNEYSESDFGYTRSLKWTTAPKKWAPSNSLLFCMRGSTTGRLNIAHTNISIGRGVAAIVAKNDQDYLNYIMIALRSYVIGNSRGSTFPSVTTDDLGNYFVPEPPSTEQTKISGYLNKSISKIDKTIQKIQENIDLIEEYKKSLIHHVVTGKVNVIKED from the coding sequence ATGAAACTTAAACCTTATTCTGAATATAATGATTCTGGTGTGGAATGGATTAGAAATATTCCTTCAAATTGGGATTTAGTACGAAATAAAAATATATTTTCTAAATCTAAAAACATCGTTGGGGATAAATGGGAAGATTATCCAGTTTTATCTCTTACAAAGAAAGGAGTTATAATTAGGGATATTGAAAGCAATGAAGGTAAAATGCCATCTGATTTTTCAATTTACCAAATTGTGAGGCCAAGTAATCTTTTATTATGTTTATTTGATATTGATGTTACTCCTAGATGTATAGGGTATATTAATAACAAAGGAATTGTTTCTGCTGCTTACTCTGAAATAGCTCCAACAACAGATATTTATACAAAATATTATTATTACTGGTATTTAATGCTAGATTTCGACAAACAACTGCTTCATTTGTCTAAAAATCTGCGTAATTCTTTATCCAATGAAGATTTCATGGCTTTACCAATTGTAAAACCTTCTATTAATGAACAAAAACAAATTTCTTCTTTTTTGGATGAGAAAATTTCTAAAGTTGATTTAACAATCGAAAAAGACACCCGTCTTATTGAACTTCTCAAGGAAAAAAGAACTGCCCTAATAAATCATGTGGTGACCAAGGGCCTGGACCCCAAGGTGAAGATGAAGGATTCAGGGGTGGAATGGATCGGCGAGATACCTGAAGATTGGGAAATTAAAAAATTGAAATATGTTTCTGATTTGATTCCTGGACAATCTCCTCATGAAAGCACATATAATGCCGATGGAAATGGTTCTATATTAATCAATGGCCCTAACGAGTATAGTGAATCTGATTTTGGTTACACAAGATCATTGAAATGGACTACAGCACCTAAAAAATGGGCACCGTCTAATAGTCTTTTATTTTGCATGAGAGGCTCAACAACAGGTCGATTAAATATTGCTCATACGAATATCAGTATTGGAAGGGGGGTGGCTGCTATTGTAGCAAAAAATGATCAGGATTATCTAAATTACATAATGATTGCATTAAGGTCATATGTTATAGGTAATTCAAGAGGTTCCACATTTCCAAGTGTTACAACAGACGATCTTGGTAATTACTTTGTTCCAGAGCCACCATCAACAGAACAAACCAAAATATCAGGATATTTAAATAAATCTATTTCAAAAATTGACAAAACTATCCAAAAAATCCAAGAAAATATAGATCTAATTGAGGAATACAAAAAATCACTTATCCATCATGTTGTTACAGGTAAAGTTAACGTGATAAAAGAGGATTAG